In the Brassica napus cultivar Da-Ae chromosome A7, Da-Ae, whole genome shotgun sequence genome, one interval contains:
- the LOC106355099 gene encoding uncharacterized protein LOC106355099 has protein sequence MSRNSRTKLSGGEETSTHIKGCGCLMFQSHTPLELWNDCIITAVFIINRLPTLHLQDKSPYEVLTKKKVDYDGLKVFGYKGYKLLDLESNKVHISRNATFHEDIFPFAKTTTDTHDDIFSFVPETKNITKHTYASSLSPEVIHDSLIENVEQLVSEGSSNSDKVEGKRVAEADSSSTDKVEGKHVAEGKRISKLPPHLQDYYCNIAKSDIEIMYQLFFTQAKRFEEWLKAMNEELIALKSTYTWTVCSLPPGKHAIRCKWVYKIKINPDGTKRDEEIYMTLPPGYTPKKGEHLPPNALRDLGALKYFLDLEVARSDRGIFVCQRKYTLGLLEDTWLLASKPSLVPMDLNATLSMDSKILFLENPAAYRRLVGRLMYLTITRPGITFAVNKLCQFTSAPKKSHHQVALKAFSDVDWASCLDSRRLTSGYYMFLGNALIFWKAKKQQIVSHSSAEYGAMEYGSREVIWLRKLLAELQSLNMVRWRSIVIQRLLYTLLAIRFFTSARSILNSTVIKLENVLSEASSSFFMFASTIKWLTFSLKLSSLLSSTHWWARWL, from the exons ATGTCCAGAAACTCTAGAACAAAACTCAGTGGTGGAGAGGAAACATCAACACATATTAAAGGTTGTGGGTGCTTGATGTTCCAGTCTCACACTCCACTTGAGCTTTGGAATGACTGTATTATCACTGCAGTATTCATCATCAACAGACTTCCTACTCTTCATCTTCAAGATAAGTCTCCATATGAAGTACTAACGAAGAAGAAAGTTGATTATGATGGCCTCAAGGTGTTTG GCTACAAAGGTTACAAGCTCTTGGATTTGGAATCTAATAAGGTCCATATCTCTCGGAATGCCACATTTCATGAAGATATCTTTCCGTTTGCAAAGACCACAACTGACACACATGACGATATTTTCTCGTTTGTTCCAGAAACAAAGAATATCACAAAACATACTTATGCTTCTTCTCTATCCCCGGAAGTTATTCATGATTCACTAATAGAGAATGTTGAACAGTTAGTATCAGAGGGATCTTCTAATTCTGATAAAGTTGAGGGAAAACGTGTTGCTGAAGCAGACTCTTCTAGTACTGATAAAGTTGAAGGCAAACATGTTGCTGAAGGCAAGAGGATCTCTAAGCTTCCACCACATCTTCAGGACTACTATTGCAATATAGCTAAAAGTGATATTGAGATTATGTATCAACTCTT TTTTACTCAAGCCAAACGCTTTGAAGAGTGGTTGAAAGCTATGAATGAGGAACTTATAGCATTGAAAAGCACATACACTTGGACGGTTTGTTCTCTACCCCCAGGAAAGCATGCCATTAGATGCAAATGGGTCTACAAAATCAAGATCAATCCTGATGGAACAAAGAGAG ATGAAGAGATCTACATGACATTACCTCCAGGTTATACACCAAAGAAGGGGGAACATTTGCCACCTAATGCA CTTCGTGACCTTGGTGCTTTGAAGTATTTTCTTGATCTTGAAGTCGCACGCTCTGACAGAGGCATCTTTGTTTGTCAACGCAAATACACATTGGGATTATTGGAAGACACATGGCTCTTGGCATCTAAACCTTCTCTTGTTCCAATGGATCTGAATGCTACACTCTCTATGGATTCCAAAATACTTTTCCTTGAAAACCCTGCTGCTTATAGAAGGTTGGTTGGACGCTTGATGTATTTGACAATCACAAGACCGGGCATCACTTTTGCTGTGAACAAACTTTGTCAATTCACATCGGCTCCAAAGAAGTCTCATCATCAAGTGGCTCTAAAA GCTTTTTCAGATGTAGATTGGGCTTCTTGCTTAGACTCTCGTCGCCTCACCTCTGGATACTACATGTTTCTTGGTAACGCCTTGATATTTTGGAAGGCTAAGAAACAGCAGATTGTATCTCATTCTTCTGCAGAGTACGGAGCGATGGAGTATGGTTCACGCGAAGTCATTTGGTTGCGTAAATTGTTGGCAGAACTTCAATCCCTCAACATGGTTCGTTGGCGTTCTATTGTGATTCAacggctgctatacacattgctagCAATCCGGTTTTTCACGAGCGCACGAAGCATATTGAACTCAACTGTCATCAAGTTAGAGAACGTGTTATCCGAagcatcatcaagcttcttcatgTTCGCATCAACAATCAAGTGGCTAACATTTTCACTAAAGCTTTCTTCTCTCCTCAGTTCTACTCATTGGTGGGCAAGATGGCTTTAA
- the LOC106357886 gene encoding plastid-lipid-associated protein 6, chloroplastic: protein MAASSALSSPARLSNNRSPPSCGSVRRSISSSPVLIATPRSSRLSFTIPERRSLVVNSTVGEVSFREPETSGDKEGIESLKLKLLSVVSGLNRGLVASVDDLQRAEAAAKLLEAAGGPVDLTNDLDKLQGKWRLLYSSAFSSRSLGGSRPGLPTGRLIPVTLGQVFQRIDVFSKDFDNIAEVELGAPWPFPPLEATATLAHKFELLGTCKIKITFEKTTVKTSGNLAQIPPFEIPRLPDSFRPPSNPGTGDFEVTYVDENMRITRGDRGELRVFVIA, encoded by the exons ATGGCGGCTTCTTCTGCTCTCTCCTCACCAGCGCGTCTCTCCAACAACCGCTCTCCTCCGTCATGCGGCTCCGTCAGACGCTCGATCTCCTCCTCGCCGGTGCTCATCGCTACCCCCAGATCGTCTCGTTTGAGCTTCACAATACCTGAGAGGAGAAGCCTCGTCGTGAACTCAACCGTCGGCGAGGTGTCCTTTCGCGAACCGGAGACATCGGGAGATAAGGAGGGAATCGAATCGCTGAAACTCAAATTACTG AGCGTGGTTTCAGGTTTGAACAGAGGACTTGTGGCGAGTGTAGATGATCTACAAAGAGCTGAGGCCGCTGCTAAACTACTTGAAGCCGCTGGTGGGCCTGTGGATCTAACCAATGATCTTGACAAACTTCAAGGGAAGTGGAGGCTGCTGTATAGCAGCGCCTTCTCTTCTCGCTCTTTGGGTGGTAGCCGTCCTGGACTCCCCACTGGTCGCTTGATTCCCGTCACTCTTGGCCAG GTGTTTCAGAGGATTGATGTGTTTAGCAAAGATTTCGATAACATTGCCGAAGTGGAGTTAGGAGCTCCTTGGCCGTTTCCTCCTCTGGAAGCCACTGCAACACTGGCACACAAATTCGAACTCTTAG GTACTTGCAAGATCAAGATCACATTTGAGAAAACAACTGTGAAGACATCGGGAAACTTAGCGCAGATTCCTCCGTTTGAGATCCCGAGGCTTCCCGATAGTTTCAGGCCACCGTCTAACCCTGGAACTGGAGATTTTGAAGTCACCTATGTTGATGAGAACATGCGCATAACTCGTGGGGATAGAGGTGAACTTAGGGTCTTTGTCATTGCTTAA
- the LOC106357887 gene encoding 60S ribosomal protein L36a, which translates to MVNIPKTKKTYCKNKECKKHTLHKVTQYKKGKDSLAAQGKRRYDRKQSGYGGQTKPVFHKKAKTTKKIVLRLQCQTCKHFSQHSIKRCKHFEIGGDKKGKGTSLF; encoded by the exons ATG GTGAACATTCCCAAGACAAAAAAGACTTACTGCAAGAACAAGGAATGCAAGAAACATACCTTGCACAAGGTTACCCAATACAAGAAGGGTAAAGACAGTCTTGCTGCTCAAGGAAAGCGTCGTTATGACCGTAAGCAATCCGGTTATGGTGGTCAGACTAAGCCTGTCTTCCACAAGAAG GCTAAGACCACGAAGAAGATTGTCTTGAGGCTTCAGTGCCAAACCTGCAAGCACTTCTCCCAGCACTCGATCAAG AGGTGCAAGCATTTTGAAATCGGTGGAGACAAGAAGGGCAAGGGAACATCACTTTTCTAA
- the LOC106356245 gene encoding CRIB domain-containing protein RIC5 translates to MKGFLKGLRYIARIFEDEKEPEIQIGNPTDVKHVAHIGWEGPSATTPSWMHEYKSPEESKGNSNKKEKQRNKGRRKSSTNTNNSPSESPSRVGGSTRPSKRSTGKQREQSTGEGSESGTGIDLPQQNDQSLGQKKSRQKRSKGGGGRGGEPSQSAQPAKSKETDISVRAVLPCVGLGSSAGR, encoded by the exons ATGAAGGGTTTCTTAAAAGGGTTGAGGTACATTGCTCGTATCTTCG AAGATGAGAAGGAACCAGAGATACAGATTGGAAACCCGACCGATGTCAAACATGTTGCTCATATAGGATGGGAAGGGCCCTCTGCTACGACCCCAAGCTGG ATGCATGAGTATAAGTCTCCAGAGGAGTCAAAAGGAAATTCCAACAAGAAAGAGAAGCAAAGGAACAAGGGGAGACGTAAATCATCTACAAACACAAACAACTCACCTTCAGAGTCTCCATCGAGAGTGGGAGGATCAACTAGGCCATCAAAACGCAGCACGGGTAAGCAGAGAGAGCAGAGCACGGGTGAAGGGTCAGAGTCAGGTACAGGCATAGACTTACCTCAACAGAATGATCAGTCCTTGGGACAGAAAAAATCGAGGCAGAAACGGTCGAAAGGTGGAGGAGGACGAGGCGGCGAACCTTCTCAGTCTGCTCAACCTGCAAAGTCAAAAGAAACAGATATATCCGTGCGGGCGGTTTTACCTTGTGTGGGTCTTGGAAGTTCTGCCGGAAGATGA
- the LOC106357888 gene encoding uncharacterized protein LOC106357888, whose amino-acid sequence MAMGRLLLTPKLNPHFSIRGFLPLTKRWSSSSSSSLEDGRRSLERLPDSNKDIGQKGMHWYSFGGLLTNLKQKIMGNLPLLNKPPFEEGSVLSKPPMLSSLDVSAVEKVISFQNAAENKNSIPHPSAKKESLVSEDDASQSVAISGRRETTTSVEKVMLDSNSLDGLKLAQEKVLGLLQADRVDKKESPQKKLSNMFINLHPDKEVKPRLRSEALSNSISRLSTRESSRDEGGPHVPVQKTKNVIKENDQKSGELVAIRERNPFGSSRGAVVPVAVSRDSSIKKVIEYLHAPTNNGTKKSYLFCVTEEEEESKGLCSQATLAAAATSANQESTEKSLDALSIREHSPNRVVLRFLHEGFQKSDIVDSFSEFGAVLDFQEVPSFEGCIYKDALVTFETKSAVKKALKKGVVMLKHSSAIVEAVSQEDMVEKIRIPDLIGDPDVPVSLVKEPTRTVKIHPLDQSIGSNQIREALRFCKSDISKIIFGSSTTAAFIEFETEDGKERALAAHSVDVQNKPLFISRIDIPRTTVARISNLSGLMTGDLRKLCMPYGQIKQMFHRGKGVADVHFDISEWPNMLTILNSMNGKERNGKKWVVRPATTVIPHEILKVLWEDPQGMRYVKGLIKDMVREIEQPLDSAALSSLCSALED is encoded by the exons ATGGCGATGGGGCGTCTTCTTCTTACGCCCAAACTGAATCCCCATTTCAGCATCAGAG GTTTCCTACCTTTGACGAAGAGatggtcttcttcttcttcctcttccctgGAGGATGGCCGGAGGAGTCTCGAGAGATTGCCGGATTCTAACAA AGATATTGGCCAAAAGGGAATGCATTGGTACTCTTTTGGAGGCTTACTCACTAATCTGAAGCAAAAGATTATGGGGAACTTGCCCTTGCTCAACAAACCTCCATTTGAAGAAGGCTCGGTTCTGTCGAAACCACCCATGCTTTCTTCACTAGATGTGTCTGCTGTTGAAAAGGTAATCAGCTTCCAGAACGCTGCTGAGAACAAAAACAGTATCCCTCATCCGAGTGCAAAAAAAGAGTCTTTAGTCTCTGAAGATGATGCATCTCAAAGTGTTGCTATTTCTGGGAGGAGAGAAACCACAACATCTGTAGAGAAAGTGATGTTAGATAGTAATAGCTTAGACGGCTTGAAGCTTGCACAGGAGAAGGTGTTGGGTTTGTTACAAGCTGATAGAGTGGATAAAAAGGAATCACCTCAGAAGAAACTCTCCAACATGTTCATCAACCTGCATCCAGATAAGGAGGTTAAGCCTCGTCTCAGATCTGAGGCGTTGAGTAACAGTATTTCCAGATTGTCCACAAGAGAATCCTCTCGTGATGAGGGTGGTCCACACGTCCCTGTCCAGAAAACGAAGAATGTCATCAAGGAAAATGATCAAAAGAGCGGAGAACTAGTTGCTATTAGAGAAAGGAATCCTTTTGGAAGTTCTAGAGGAGCCGTTGTACCTGTGGCAGTGAGTAGAGACTCGAGCATCAAGAAGGTGATAGAGTACCTTCACGCTCCAACCAACAATGGCACGAAAAAGAGTTATCTTTTTTGtgtgacggaagaagaagaagaatccaaaGGATTGTGCAGCCAGGCCACCTTGGCTGCTGCTGCTACCAGTGCGAACCAAGAGTCAACGGAAAAGAGTTTGGACGCATTATCTATCAGAGAGCACTCTCCTAACAGAGTAGTATTGAGGTTTTTGCACGAAGGGTTTCAGAAGAGTGACATCGTTGATTCATTTTCTGAGTTTGGAGCCGTTTTAGATTTTCAAGAAGTTCCATCTTTCGAGGGGTGTATTTACAAAGATGCTCTCGTCACTTTTGAG ACTAAATCAGCAGTCAAGAAGGCTCTCAAGAAAGGTGTTGTGATGTTGAAACATTCCAGTGCAATTGTTGAGGCAGTTTCTCAGGAAGACATGGTTGAAAAGATACGTATTCCGGATCTCATTGGCGATCCAGATGTGCCTGTTTCATTGGTGAAGGAACCAACCAGAACAGTTAAGATTCATCCACTAGATCAAAGTATAGGTTCGAATCAGATCAGAGAAGCGCTAAGGTTCTGTAAGAGTGACATATCTAAGATCATCTTTGGTTCATCGACAACAGCTGCTTTCATCGAGTTTGAG ACGGAAGATGGTAAAGAGAGAGCACTTGCAGCGCATTCAGTTGACGTACAGAACAAGCCACTGTTTATCTCTAGGATTGATATACCGAGGACAACCGTTGCAAGGATCTCGAACTTGTCAGGATTAATGACTGGTGACTTGCGGAAACTGTGTATGCCTTATGGGCAGATCAAACAGATGTTTCACAGAGGAAAGGGTGTTGCAGATGTTCATTTCGATATCTCTGAGTGGCCAAACATGCTCACTATTCTCAACAG CATGAATGGTAAAGAGAGAAACGGTAAGAAGTGGGTGGTTCGACCAGCGACGACAGTTATACCTCATGAGATTCTGAAGGTTTTGTGGGAAGACCCTCAAGGAATGAGGTATGTGAAAGGTTTGATTAAGGATATGGTGAGAGAGATTGAGCAGCCTTTAGATTCAGCTGCCTTATCTTCATTGTGCTCAGCTCTTGAAGATTAG
- the LOC106356246 gene encoding putative protein phosphatase 2C-like protein 44: protein MGFWDFPFMQKALRFERLVDGDVSRRKKKPSWLNPVSHGCYTIDRLSYIHRSPSADSVTVQREQLQSEEDLEVWFFAVSDAGTGREIVKYMQNHIFDKLHNEHGVLRKCKEIMRRAYVEEERSSGSAASVTVVDGEKLAMASIGDHRVVVCRDGEAYQLRAKSSTRKWSDFVFPVCYQGETDDESDSRDSELALVTEKISSDTEFIIIGSSGIWQVMKNQEAINLIRHMEDPQEAAKCLANEALNRISKSEISCIVIRFT, encoded by the exons ATGGGATTCTGGGATTTCCCTTTCATGCAAAAG GCGTTACGGTTTGAACGACTAGTAGATGGGGATGTAAgtagaaggaagaagaaaccaTCTTGGTTAAATCCGGTTTCTCACGGATGCTATACCATCGACCGGTTAAGCTATATCCACCGTTCACCGAGTGCAGATTCGGTTACAGTACAGAGAGAACAATTACAGAGTGAAGAAGATCTTGAAGTTTGGTTCTTTGCAGTGTCAGATGCTGGAACTGGGAGAGAGATTGTCAAGTATATGCAGAACCATATCTTCGATAAGCTCCACAACGAG CATGGAGTTTTGAGAAAATGTAAAGAGATTATGAGAAGAGCGTACGTTGAGGAAGAGAGAAGCAGTGGCTCAGCTGCTTCGGTGACGGTGGTGGACGGTGAAAAGCTAGCTATGGCGAGTATCGGTGACCATAGAGTGGTGGTTTGCAGAGACGGTGAGGCTTATCAACTCAGAGCTAAATCCTCAACAAGAAAATGGTCGGATTTTGTTTTCCCAG TTTGTTATCAAGGAGAGACAGATGATGAATCAGATTCAAGAGATTCAGAGCTTGCTTTGGTTACAGAGAAGATTAGTTCAGATACAGAGTTCATCATTATTGGTAGCTCTGGGATTTGGCAG GTGATGAAAAATCAAGAAGCTATTAACCTAATCAGGCATATGGAAGATCCTCAAGAAGCTGCAAAATGTTTAGCCAACGAAGCTTTAAACAGGATTAGCAAAAGCGAAATTTCTTGTATCGTAATTAGGTTTACATAA
- the LOC106356248 gene encoding epsin-1-like, producing the protein MGTLWFGEIKKQASLFLHDKYNVARLVLTDVTETELLVEEVTNDDPSFPDAKTMTKIADASFNTVDYWRIVDVLHRKIGKREGEMKKWREAYKAMVVLEFLLTHGPLHLPHDFLYDLDHIRFLSTFQYVDDKGFDWGAKVQKKADQIQTLLLGKEELREARLKALKITAQINGFGNSASFSTPSPPPSPASSSPLNSSGTTLTEREAVSESDSLIGDKDERNRAAGEETLISGICSKLAGFSPLKKLHGGRTAAGFHALSNVERVSSKCYDRRNSIGY; encoded by the exons ATGGGGACACTTTGGTTTGGAGAAATCAAGAAACAAGCGTCTTTGTTTCTTCATGACAAGTACAATGTTGCTAGACTTGTTCTCACCGATGTTACCGAAACTGAGCT GTTAGTAGAAGAAGTGACAAACGATGATCCTTCTTTTCCAGACGCTAAAACGATGACTAAAATAGCCGATGCATCGTTTAATACAGTGGATTACTGGAgaattgtggatgttcttcacaGAAA AATAGGAAAAAGGGAAGGAGAGATGAAGAAGTGGAGAGAAGCTTACAAGGCCATGGTGGTGTTGGAGTTCTTATTAACACATGGTCCTCTTCATCTGCCTCATGATTTTCTTTACGACTTGGATCATATTCGTTTCCTCTCAACCTTCCAATACGTTGACGATAAAGG ATTTGATTGGGGAGCTAAGGTACAGAAGAAGGCGGATCAGATTCAAACACTTCTTCTAGGAAAGGAAGAACTAAGAGAAGCTCGTCTTAAAGCTCTAAAGATCACCGCCCAAATCAATGGCTTCGGAAACTCCGCATCTTTCTCTACTCCTTCTCCGCCTCCTTCACCGGCCTCATCCTCTCCTCTGAATAGCTCCGGTACAACTCTAACCGAAAGAGAAGCTGTATCCGAGTCAGATTCATTGATCGGCGATAAAGACGAGAGGAACCGAGCCGCCGGTGAAGAGACACTGATCAGCGGGATCTGCTCCAAGCTCGCCGGTTTCAGCCCTCTGAAGAAACTTCACGGTGGTCGTACGGCGGCCGGATTTCATGCTTTGTCGAACGTTGAGAGAGTTTCAAGTAAATGTTATGACCGCCGCAACTCTATTGGCTACTGA